One Candidatus Zixiibacteriota bacterium genomic window carries:
- a CDS encoding 50S ribosomal protein L23 has protein sequence MTYDPRQIIRTLVNTERSTLLREANNEYVFEVDKRANKYAIKAAVEQAFSVKVATVRTMIMPGKVRRMGRNQGKTPTWKKAVVRLKTGQSITMFEN, from the coding sequence ATGACTTATGACCCCCGTCAGATAATTAGAACTCTGGTCAATACCGAACGTTCGACCTTGCTTCGAGAAGCCAATAATGAGTATGTTTTCGAGGTTGATAAGCGTGCCAATAAGTACGCAATCAAAGCCGCTGTTGAGCAGGCGTTTAGTGTCAAGGTGGCTACGGTGCGGACGATGATAATGCCGGGCAAGGTTCGGCGAATGGGACGCAATCAAGGCAAGACCCCTACCTGGAAAAAGGCCGTAGTACGGTTGAAAACGGGTCAATCTATTACCATGTTTGAGAATTAG
- the rplD gene encoding 50S ribosomal protein L4 — translation MMNVKVYNQDGQEVGTVDLAPGVFEIEPNEGVVHQYVVNYLARQRQGNASTKTRCQVRGGGRKPWRQKGTGRARAGTIRSPLWRGGGISFGPHPRSYGSRMPRKMRKLAMQSVFSDKARTERIKVLDQIELDKIRTQAVVGILTKLDLSSKKCLVLDEGRNEKLALSCRNIPKVKYGRASLANGYDVLDADYLIFTKAGLEKAGEVFK, via the coding sequence ATTATGAACGTGAAAGTATACAATCAGGATGGACAAGAGGTCGGCACTGTCGACCTGGCCCCGGGTGTGTTTGAGATAGAACCCAACGAGGGCGTGGTTCATCAGTATGTAGTCAATTACCTGGCTCGTCAGAGGCAGGGTAACGCCAGCACCAAGACTAGATGTCAAGTTCGTGGTGGCGGTCGTAAGCCCTGGCGCCAGAAGGGTACTGGCCGGGCGCGAGCCGGCACTATCCGCTCGCCCCTGTGGCGTGGTGGTGGTATCTCATTTGGTCCTCACCCTCGTTCCTATGGGTCGCGTATGCCACGCAAGATGCGAAAACTCGCTATGCAGTCCGTGTTCTCCGACAAGGCACGTACCGAGCGGATCAAGGTTCTTGATCAGATAGAACTGGACAAGATCAGGACTCAAGCGGTGGTGGGAATACTAACCAAGCTGGATCTGAGCAGCAAGAAGTGTCTGGTGCTTGACGAAGGCCGCAACGAGAAATTGGCCCTGTCGTGTCGGAATATTCCAAAGGTCAAGTACGGACGGGCTTCTCTGGCTAATGGTTACGATGTCCTTGATGCCGACTACCTGATTTTCACCAAAGCCGGTTTAGAAAAGGCAGGGGAGGTGTTCAAATGA